From the Nitrospirota bacterium genome, the window CTCTCACTGAATTCCCTGCCCGCCCCGATAGACCTGTTTGTTACCTTTAAATATTGATTATCGGTTCCAGTCACCTGAGTTGTCCAATTTTGGTTGCCGAATATGGCCATAATTGACTGCGACGATACCGGCGCCACAGCAGCAATTGAGCTGATTTCCTTTGCAATAGCATCAGCATCGTTTTCTTTGAATGGAATATTGCCGGTAGACTGACCGGGCCCCAACCTCTTTCCTGGACTTATCATCAGCATATTGCTGCCCATGCTTGCGATCTGTTGCTGGATCTGGGCCGTGGCTCCTCCGCCGATGGTAACCATTGTAATTACTGCTGCCACGCCTATGACAATACCAAGTACAGTAAGAAATGATCGCAGGATATTGCGTCTGATTTCCCGTAAAGCCAGCAATATTGTGTTCCACAACATTATTGGGGCCTCCCTTTTTGCTCGTCCGACGAGACCAGACCGTCCAGGAAATGGATGATGTGCTTTGCGTAGGCTGCCATATCCAACTCGTGGGTAATCATGATAATGGTAATCCCCTGGTTGATGTTCAACGAATTCAGCAATTCCATGATCTCCCGGCTTCGGGCAGTATCCAGGTTGCCTGTGGGCTCGTCTGCAAGGAGCACGGCCGGTTCTGTGACAATAGCGCGAGCGATAGCGACCCTCTGTTGCTGTCCACCTGAAAGCTCACCTGGAGTATGAGACTCCCATCCCTTGAGTCCCACAATATCCAGAGCTTTAAGTGCTTGCTCTCTCCGCTGGTGTGCGGGGGCACCCCGATAGATTAGAGGGAGTTCTACGTTCTCAAGCGCAGAGGTACGGTTCAAGAGGTTGTACCCCTGAAATACGAACCCCTGGTAATAACGTCGCAGCAGGGCCCGCTGATTGCGGGACAGTTGTCCGACATCGACATCCCTGAACATATAAGTCCCGGCGGTTGGCGTGTCGAGGCACCCGAGGATGTTCATACAGGTAGATTTCCCCGATCCGCTCGGCCCCATTATAGCAACAAACTCCCCCTCATCGATGTGAAGATCGATACCTCGAAGGGCCTGCATTGATGCATACCCTTTACCATAGACTTTGGTTACTCCTCTGAATTCGATGAGGTGTTGTTCCGATTTACTAGCTTTTTGTTGCGCACCACCGGTTTTCATTTAGCACCTGTAATAAGATCGACCGCAACCTCCATACCGGGTTGGATGTCTCCGGTCAGTATTTCCGTCATGCGTCCGCTTGTTGAGCCCGTCGTGACAGAGACGGGGGACAGTTGTCCGTTCTTTAATATCCAGACCCTTTGCTGCTTTCCGTTGGTTGTTATGTCAATGCGCTGTTGGGTTCCGCTGGGCGGACGTGGGAGAAGGGAGCCGACCAAACCAGTGGAGGACTTTTCTTCCTGCTGTACGGGCGGTGTAAAACGAATTGCTGCGCTTGGTACCAGGATCGGATTTTCGATTTGTTTTACTGTTATGTCCGCAGTAGCCGTCATTCCCGGA encodes:
- a CDS encoding ABC transporter ATP-binding protein, with amino-acid sequence MKTGGAQQKASKSEQHLIEFRGVTKVYGKGYASMQALRGIDLHIDEGEFVAIMGPSGSGKSTCMNILGCLDTPTAGTYMFRDVDVGQLSRNQRALLRRYYQGFVFQGYNLLNRTSALENVELPLIYRGAPAHQRREQALKALDIVGLKGWESHTPGELSGGQQQRVAIARAIVTEPAVLLADEPTGNLDTARSREIMELLNSLNINQGITIIMITHELDMAAYAKHIIHFLDGLVSSDEQKGRPQ